One part of the Glycine soja cultivar W05 chromosome 11, ASM419377v2, whole genome shotgun sequence genome encodes these proteins:
- the LOC114375911 gene encoding DNA mismatch repair protein MSH4 isoform X5, which yields MEDDGGESSSFVVGIIENRAKEVGLAAFDLRSASLHLSQYIETSSSYQNTKTLLHFYDPIVIIIPPNKLASNSTAGVTELVDRFYGSVKQVMLARGCFDDTKGAILIKNLAAKEPSALGLDTYYKQYYLCLAAAAATLKWTEAEKGVVVTNHSLSVTFNGSFDHMNIDSTSIQNLEIIEPFHSTLLGTSNKKRSLFHMLKTTKTIGGSRLLRANLLQPLKDIETINARLDCLDELMSNEQLFFGLCQILRKFPKETDRVLCHFCFKAKKVTAEALAVDRAKKSQVLVSSVILLKTALDALPLLSKVLKDVKSSLLSNIYKSVCENEKYDLIRKRIGEVIDEDVLHARVPFVACTQQCFAVKAGIDGLLDISRRAFCETSEAIHNLANNYREDFKLPNLKLTYKNRQGFHFVIPQKNIQGKLPSKFIQVVKHGNNIRCSSLELASLNARNKSAAAECYTRTEVCLEELMDDIRENVSVLTLLAEVLCLLDMIVNSFAHMISTKPVDRYTRPEFTENGPLAIDSGRHPILESIHNDFVANNIFLTEASNMAIVMGPNMSGKSTYLQQVCLIVILAQVGCYVPARFSTVRVVDRMFTRMGAVDNLESNSSTFMTEMKETAFIMQNVSQRSLIVMDELGRATSSSDGFAIAWSCCEHLLSLKTKTDSFHQPSKEHIVVIDPRISLP from the exons ATGGAAGACGACGGTGGAGAGAGTTCGAGCTTCGTGGTCGGTATCATCGAAAACAGAGCCAAAGAG GTTGGATTAGCTGCTTTTGATTTGAGGTCAGCTTCACTGCATCTTTCTCAATATATTGAAACTAGCAGCTCATATCAAAACACAAAGACGCTACTGCATTTCTACGATCCCATTGTGATCATTATTCCTCCAAACAAGTTAGCATCCAATTCCACGGCTGGAGTTACAGAATTGGTTGATAGATTTTATGGTTCAGTGAAGCAG GTAATGCTGGCCCGGGGTTGTTTTGATGACACAAAG GGTGCTATCTTAATAAAAAACCTTGCTGCCAAGGAACCTTCAGCACTTGGTTTGGACACTTACTATAAGCAGTATTATCTCTGCCTGGCTGCTGCTGCTGCCACTTTAAAGTG GACGGAAGCAGAAAAAGGGGTTGTTGTTACCAATCACTCATTGTCG GTCACCTTCAATGGATCATTTGATCACATGAATATTGATTCAACAAG CATCCAAAATTTGGAAATTATTGAGCCATTTCATTCTACCCTACTTGGAACAAGCAACAAAAAGAGAAGTTTGTTTCACATGCTCAAGACAACAAAAACTATTGGAGG GAGTAGACTACTCCGTGCCAATCTGTTGCAGCCTCTAAAGGACATTGAGACAATCAATGCTCGTCTTGATTGCCTA GATGAATTGATGAGCAACGAACAACTATTTTTTGGCCTCTGTCAGATTTTGCGTAAATTTCCGAAAGAGACTG ATAGAGTATTATGTCACTTCTGCTTTAAGGCAAAGAAAGTTACAGCTGAGGCCTTGGCAGTTGATCGAGCTAAAAAGAGTCAAGTGCTAGTTTCTAGTGTAATCCTCCTTAAGACTGCCTTGGATGCCCTTCCTTTACTATCTAAG GTTCTTAAGGACGTGAAAAGTTCCCTTCTTTCAAATATCTACAAGTCAGTTTGTGAAAATGAGAAATATGATCTTATTAGGAAAAG GATAGGGGAGGTTATTGATGAAGATGTACTTCATGCACGCGTTCCTTTTGTTGCCTGCACTCAACAATGCTTTGCTGTTAAGGCTGGAATTGATGGCCTCTTGGATATTTCACGAAGAGCATTTTGTGAAACCAGTGAAG CCATCCACAATCTTGCAAACAATTATCGAGAGGATTTTAAGTTGCCCAATTTAAAGCTTACCTATAAAAACAGGCAGGGATTCCACTTTGTTATACCACAGAAGAATATTCAAGGAAAGCTTCCAAGCAAGTTCATTCAG GTTGTAAAACATGGGAACAACATTCGTTGCTCAAGTTTAGAACTAGCATCT TTGAACGCTAGGAATAAATCTGCAGCCGCAGAATGCTATACAAGAACAGAGGTTTGTCTGGAAG aacTTATGGATGACATTCGTGAGAATGTCTCTGTGTTGACACTGCTTGCTGAGGTCTTGTGTTTGCTGGATAtgattgtaaattcatttgctCATATGATATCAACTAAGCCTGTTGATCGATATACAAGACCAGAATTTACAG agAATGGGCCGTTGGCAATTGATTCTGGTAGACACCCAATCCTGGAGAGCATACACAATGACTTCGTT gccaataatatatttcTGACTGAAGCCTCGAATATGGCGATTGTGATGGGCCCCAATAT GAGTGGAAAGAGTACTTACCTTCAACAAGTGTGTCTCATAGTTATTCTTGCTCAAGTTGGGTGTTATGTTCCTGCTCGTTTCTCAACTGTGAGGGTAGTTGATCGTATGTTTACAAGGATGGGTGCAGTTGATAATCTTGAATCCAACTCTAGCACG TTCATGACGGAGATGAAAGAAACAGCTTTTATCATGCAGAATGTTTCACAAAG GAGTCTGATTGTTATGGATGAACTTGGGAGGGCTACTTCATCATCTGATGGATTTGCAATTGCGTGGAGTTGCTGCGAGCATCTTTTGTCACTTAAAAC GAAAACTGATAGTTTTCATCAACCATCAAAGGAAcatattgttgtaattgatCCAAGGATCTCTCTCCCCTGA
- the LOC114375911 gene encoding DNA mismatch repair protein MSH4 isoform X4, producing MEDDGGESSSFVVGIIENRAKEVGLAAFDLRSASLHLSQYIETSSSYQNTKTLLHFYDPIVIIIPPNKLASNSTAGVTELVDRFYGSVKQVMLARGCFDDTKGAILIKNLAAKEPSALGLDTYYKQYYLCLAAAAATLKWTEAEKGVVVTNHSLSVTFNGSFDHMNIDSTSIQNLEIIEPFHSTLLGTSNKKRSLFHMLKTTKTIGGSRLLRANLLQPLKDIETINARLDCLDELMSNEQLFFGLCQILRKFPKETDRVLCHFCFKAKKVTAEALAVDRAKKSQVLVSSVILLKTALDALPLLSKVLKDVKSSLLSNIYKSVCENEKYDLIRKRIGEVIDEDVLHARVPFVACTQQCFAVKAGIDGLLDISRRAFCETSEAIHNLANNYREDFKLPNLKLTYKNRQGFHFVIPQKNIQGKLPSKFIQVVKHGNNIRCSSLELASLNARNKSAAAECYTRTEVCLEELMDDIRENVSVLTLLAEVLCLLDMIVNSFAHMISTKPVDRYTRPEFTENGPLAIDSGRHPILESIHNDFVANNIFLTEASNMAIVMGPNMSGKSTYLQQVCLIVILAQVGCYVPARFSTVRVVDRMFTRMGAVDNLESNSSTFMTEMKETAFIMQNVSQRSLIVMDELGRATSSSDGFAIAWSCCEHLLSLKTYTVFATHMENISELVTMYPNVKILHFDVELKNNHLDFKEVKRMEVNCLQHHSIQKAYHVAQRLLCLKYCNQDEDTIRQALRNLKESCIKEKLLS from the exons ATGGAAGACGACGGTGGAGAGAGTTCGAGCTTCGTGGTCGGTATCATCGAAAACAGAGCCAAAGAG GTTGGATTAGCTGCTTTTGATTTGAGGTCAGCTTCACTGCATCTTTCTCAATATATTGAAACTAGCAGCTCATATCAAAACACAAAGACGCTACTGCATTTCTACGATCCCATTGTGATCATTATTCCTCCAAACAAGTTAGCATCCAATTCCACGGCTGGAGTTACAGAATTGGTTGATAGATTTTATGGTTCAGTGAAGCAG GTAATGCTGGCCCGGGGTTGTTTTGATGACACAAAG GGTGCTATCTTAATAAAAAACCTTGCTGCCAAGGAACCTTCAGCACTTGGTTTGGACACTTACTATAAGCAGTATTATCTCTGCCTGGCTGCTGCTGCTGCCACTTTAAAGTG GACGGAAGCAGAAAAAGGGGTTGTTGTTACCAATCACTCATTGTCG GTCACCTTCAATGGATCATTTGATCACATGAATATTGATTCAACAAG CATCCAAAATTTGGAAATTATTGAGCCATTTCATTCTACCCTACTTGGAACAAGCAACAAAAAGAGAAGTTTGTTTCACATGCTCAAGACAACAAAAACTATTGGAGG GAGTAGACTACTCCGTGCCAATCTGTTGCAGCCTCTAAAGGACATTGAGACAATCAATGCTCGTCTTGATTGCCTA GATGAATTGATGAGCAACGAACAACTATTTTTTGGCCTCTGTCAGATTTTGCGTAAATTTCCGAAAGAGACTG ATAGAGTATTATGTCACTTCTGCTTTAAGGCAAAGAAAGTTACAGCTGAGGCCTTGGCAGTTGATCGAGCTAAAAAGAGTCAAGTGCTAGTTTCTAGTGTAATCCTCCTTAAGACTGCCTTGGATGCCCTTCCTTTACTATCTAAG GTTCTTAAGGACGTGAAAAGTTCCCTTCTTTCAAATATCTACAAGTCAGTTTGTGAAAATGAGAAATATGATCTTATTAGGAAAAG GATAGGGGAGGTTATTGATGAAGATGTACTTCATGCACGCGTTCCTTTTGTTGCCTGCACTCAACAATGCTTTGCTGTTAAGGCTGGAATTGATGGCCTCTTGGATATTTCACGAAGAGCATTTTGTGAAACCAGTGAAG CCATCCACAATCTTGCAAACAATTATCGAGAGGATTTTAAGTTGCCCAATTTAAAGCTTACCTATAAAAACAGGCAGGGATTCCACTTTGTTATACCACAGAAGAATATTCAAGGAAAGCTTCCAAGCAAGTTCATTCAG GTTGTAAAACATGGGAACAACATTCGTTGCTCAAGTTTAGAACTAGCATCT TTGAACGCTAGGAATAAATCTGCAGCCGCAGAATGCTATACAAGAACAGAGGTTTGTCTGGAAG aacTTATGGATGACATTCGTGAGAATGTCTCTGTGTTGACACTGCTTGCTGAGGTCTTGTGTTTGCTGGATAtgattgtaaattcatttgctCATATGATATCAACTAAGCCTGTTGATCGATATACAAGACCAGAATTTACAG agAATGGGCCGTTGGCAATTGATTCTGGTAGACACCCAATCCTGGAGAGCATACACAATGACTTCGTT gccaataatatatttcTGACTGAAGCCTCGAATATGGCGATTGTGATGGGCCCCAATAT GAGTGGAAAGAGTACTTACCTTCAACAAGTGTGTCTCATAGTTATTCTTGCTCAAGTTGGGTGTTATGTTCCTGCTCGTTTCTCAACTGTGAGGGTAGTTGATCGTATGTTTACAAGGATGGGTGCAGTTGATAATCTTGAATCCAACTCTAGCACG TTCATGACGGAGATGAAAGAAACAGCTTTTATCATGCAGAATGTTTCACAAAG GAGTCTGATTGTTATGGATGAACTTGGGAGGGCTACTTCATCATCTGATGGATTTGCAATTGCGTGGAGTTGCTGCGAGCATCTTTTGTCACTTAAAAC GTATACCGTATTTGCCACTCATATGGAGAACATATCGGAATTAGTAACAATGTATCCCAACGTGAAAATTCTTCACTTTGATGTCGAGTTAAAAAACAACCACTTGGACTTCAAG GAAGTTAAGAGGATGGAAGTCAACTGTTTACAGCATCATTCAATACAAAAGGCATATCATGTTGCACAGCGCTTGCTATGCCTGAAATACTGCAATCAAGATGAGGATACGATTCGGCAAGCTTTGCGTAATCTTAAGGAAAGCTGCATCAAGGAAAAGCTTTTAAGTTGA
- the LOC114375911 gene encoding DNA mismatch repair protein MSH4 isoform X6, with translation MEDDGGESSSFVVGIIENRAKEVGLAAFDLRSASLHLSQYIETSSSYQNTKTLLHFYDPIVIIIPPNKLASNSTAGVTELVDRFYGSVKQVMLARGCFDDTKGAILIKNLAAKEPSALGLDTYYKQYYLCLAAAAATLKWTEAEKGVVVTNHSLSVTFNGSFDHMNIDSTSIQNLEIIEPFHSTLLGTSNKKRSLFHMLKTTKTIGGSRLLRANLLQPLKDIETINARLDCLDELMSNEQLFFGLCQILRKFPKETDRVLCHFCFKAKKVTAEALAVDRAKKSQVLVSSVILLKTALDALPLLSKVLKDVKSSLLSNIYKSVCENEKYDLIRKRIGEVIDEDVLHARVPFVACTQQCFAVKAGIDGLLDISRRAFCETSEAIHNLANNYREDFKLPNLKLTYKNRQGFHFVIPQKNIQGKLPSKFIQVVKHGNNIRCSSLELASLNARNKSAAAECYTRTEVCLEELMDDIRENVSVLTLLAEVLCLLDMIVNSFAHMISTKPVDRYTRPEFTENGPLAIDSGRHPILESIHNDFVANNIFLTEASNMAIVMGPNMSGKSTYLQQVCLIVILAQVGCYVPARFSTVRVVDRMFTRMGAVDNLESNSSTNVSQRSLIVMDELGRATSSSDGFAIAWSCCEHLLSLKTKTDSFHQPSKEHIVVIDPRISLP, from the exons ATGGAAGACGACGGTGGAGAGAGTTCGAGCTTCGTGGTCGGTATCATCGAAAACAGAGCCAAAGAG GTTGGATTAGCTGCTTTTGATTTGAGGTCAGCTTCACTGCATCTTTCTCAATATATTGAAACTAGCAGCTCATATCAAAACACAAAGACGCTACTGCATTTCTACGATCCCATTGTGATCATTATTCCTCCAAACAAGTTAGCATCCAATTCCACGGCTGGAGTTACAGAATTGGTTGATAGATTTTATGGTTCAGTGAAGCAG GTAATGCTGGCCCGGGGTTGTTTTGATGACACAAAG GGTGCTATCTTAATAAAAAACCTTGCTGCCAAGGAACCTTCAGCACTTGGTTTGGACACTTACTATAAGCAGTATTATCTCTGCCTGGCTGCTGCTGCTGCCACTTTAAAGTG GACGGAAGCAGAAAAAGGGGTTGTTGTTACCAATCACTCATTGTCG GTCACCTTCAATGGATCATTTGATCACATGAATATTGATTCAACAAG CATCCAAAATTTGGAAATTATTGAGCCATTTCATTCTACCCTACTTGGAACAAGCAACAAAAAGAGAAGTTTGTTTCACATGCTCAAGACAACAAAAACTATTGGAGG GAGTAGACTACTCCGTGCCAATCTGTTGCAGCCTCTAAAGGACATTGAGACAATCAATGCTCGTCTTGATTGCCTA GATGAATTGATGAGCAACGAACAACTATTTTTTGGCCTCTGTCAGATTTTGCGTAAATTTCCGAAAGAGACTG ATAGAGTATTATGTCACTTCTGCTTTAAGGCAAAGAAAGTTACAGCTGAGGCCTTGGCAGTTGATCGAGCTAAAAAGAGTCAAGTGCTAGTTTCTAGTGTAATCCTCCTTAAGACTGCCTTGGATGCCCTTCCTTTACTATCTAAG GTTCTTAAGGACGTGAAAAGTTCCCTTCTTTCAAATATCTACAAGTCAGTTTGTGAAAATGAGAAATATGATCTTATTAGGAAAAG GATAGGGGAGGTTATTGATGAAGATGTACTTCATGCACGCGTTCCTTTTGTTGCCTGCACTCAACAATGCTTTGCTGTTAAGGCTGGAATTGATGGCCTCTTGGATATTTCACGAAGAGCATTTTGTGAAACCAGTGAAG CCATCCACAATCTTGCAAACAATTATCGAGAGGATTTTAAGTTGCCCAATTTAAAGCTTACCTATAAAAACAGGCAGGGATTCCACTTTGTTATACCACAGAAGAATATTCAAGGAAAGCTTCCAAGCAAGTTCATTCAG GTTGTAAAACATGGGAACAACATTCGTTGCTCAAGTTTAGAACTAGCATCT TTGAACGCTAGGAATAAATCTGCAGCCGCAGAATGCTATACAAGAACAGAGGTTTGTCTGGAAG aacTTATGGATGACATTCGTGAGAATGTCTCTGTGTTGACACTGCTTGCTGAGGTCTTGTGTTTGCTGGATAtgattgtaaattcatttgctCATATGATATCAACTAAGCCTGTTGATCGATATACAAGACCAGAATTTACAG agAATGGGCCGTTGGCAATTGATTCTGGTAGACACCCAATCCTGGAGAGCATACACAATGACTTCGTT gccaataatatatttcTGACTGAAGCCTCGAATATGGCGATTGTGATGGGCCCCAATAT GAGTGGAAAGAGTACTTACCTTCAACAAGTGTGTCTCATAGTTATTCTTGCTCAAGTTGGGTGTTATGTTCCTGCTCGTTTCTCAACTGTGAGGGTAGTTGATCGTATGTTTACAAGGATGGGTGCAGTTGATAATCTTGAATCCAACTCTAGCACG AATGTTTCACAAAG GAGTCTGATTGTTATGGATGAACTTGGGAGGGCTACTTCATCATCTGATGGATTTGCAATTGCGTGGAGTTGCTGCGAGCATCTTTTGTCACTTAAAAC GAAAACTGATAGTTTTCATCAACCATCAAAGGAAcatattgttgtaattgatCCAAGGATCTCTCTCCCCTGA